TGGGGTGAGGGGCGGCCGCACGAGCACCGTGCGCCTTGCGTGAGCCAACGAGCCGGACAGACGGGTTAGTTGAACGAGCCGTACGAGCCGTACGAACTGAGCGAGCCGAACGAACTGAACGAGCTGAAGGAGAGGCCGAGATGGCGGAGACGATCGTGGGCCACTGGATCGGAGGCAAGCCTGTGGCGGCGAGTTCCGCCGCGCGTACGGGCCCCCTGACCGACCCCGCGACCGGCAGGGTGACCGGGCGGGTGGCCTTCGCCGAGGTGGCGGAGGTGGACGCGGCGGTGGCCACGGCCAAGGAGGCGTACGGGAGTTGGGGCACGTCCTCGCTCGCGCAGCGCACCTCGGTCCTGTTCGCCTTCCGGGCGCTGCTGGACGCGCACCGCGACCAACTGGCCGCGCTGATCACGGCGGAACACGGCAAGGTGCACTCCGACGCTCTCGGCGAGGTGGCGCGCGGCCTGGAGATCGTCGAGCTGGCGTGCGGGATCACGACGCAGCTCAAGGGCGAGCTGTCCACGCAGGTCTCCAGCGGTGTGGACGTGGCCGCGATCCGGCAGCCGCTCGGCGTCGTGGCGGGCATCACGCCGTTCAACTTCCCCGCCATGGTGCCGATGTGGATGTTCCCCATGGCGATCGCCTGCGGCAACACCTTCGTCCTCAAGCCGAGCGAGAAGGACCCCTCGCCCTCCCTCCTGCTCGCCGAACTCCTGGACCGTGCGGGCCTGCCGGGCGGAGTGTTCAACGTCGTCCAGGGCGACCGCGTCGCCGTCGACCGCCTCCTGGAACACCCGGACGTAGCGGCCGTTTCCTTCGTGGGCTCCACACCCGTGGCCCGGCACATCCACGCCACGGCCTCGTCAAACGGCAAGCGGGTACAGGCACTTGGCGGCGCCAAGAACCACATGATGGTCCTGCCCGACGCCGACCTGGACGCGGCGGCGGACGCCGCGGTCTCGGCGGCCTACGGTTCGGCGGGGGAGCGCTGCATGGCCGTCTCGGCGGTGGTGGCGGTCGGCGCTTCCGGCGACCAACTGGTCGCGAAGATCAAGGAACGCGCGGCCAAGGTCCGTATCGGCCCCGGCACCGACCCCGACTCCGAGATGGGCCCGCTGATCACCGCCGCCCACCGCGACAAGGTGGCCGGGTACGTCCGGGACGCGGCGGCCCAGGGCAGCGAAGTCGTCCTGGACGGACGGGACTTCACCGTCGAGGGCCACGAGGGCGGCCACTGGCTCGGCCTGTCCCTCCTGGACCGCGTACCGGTCACCGCCGACGCCTACCGCGACGAGATCTTCGGCCCCGTCCTGTGCGTCCTGCGCGCCGAGACCTACGAGGAGGGCCTCGCCCTCATCAACTCCTCGCCCTACGGCAACGGTTCGGCCATCTTCACCCGCGACGGCGCCGCCGCCCGCCGTTTCCAACTCGAAGTCCACACCGGCATGGTCGGCGTCAACGTCCCCATCCCCGTCCCCGTCGGCTACCACTCCTTCGGCGGCTGGAAGGACTCCCTCTTCGGCGACCATCACGTCTACGGCAACGACGGCACCCACTTCTACACCCGGGGCAAGGTCGTCACGACGCGCTGGGGGGATCCGGCGGCGGGGGCGGTGGGGGTGGATCTGGGGTTTCCTCGGCATGAGTGACCGGGGGGTTGCCACCGCGAGCGGCGCCGTGACTGCCCGCGCCCGACCGCGACCACCCGATTTCGCCCCCGGCGCAACGCCACCACCTTCCCTGCGGGCGTCGGCCTCCTAACCTGGAGAGGTGAGCAGCCCTGCGCCCAACTCGGCCCGTGTCATCGCGCTGCGTCCTCTGGCGGCGGCGCCAGTCGGCCTGCCTCAGGCGCCCGGGGGCGGCAGACGGTCGGTGAAGGAACCGTTGTGGCGGCACATCGTCGGGGGTGTGTTGCGGCGGGAGCGGCTCGCTCAGGGGCGCACCCTCAAGGATGTGGCCGACGCGGCGCGGATCTCGATGCCGTACCTCTCCGAGCTGGAGCGCGGACGTAAAGAGGCGTCCTCCGAGGTTCTCGCCGCCGCCGCGCAGGCGCTCGGCCTGGGCCTTGCCGACCTGCTCGCCCTGACGCACGGTGAACTCCTGCGTCTCGCCCGCGCGAAGGCGACGCCGCTGGCGAAGCCGAGGCAGCGGCCCAGGAGCGTCAACGGGCTTGCCGGGGTTGGCGTGCGGGATGCCGCGACGGTCGCGGGGACGGTCACCGGTGACGCGGCCGAGGCCGCACCGGACGAAGACGAAGAGGCGGGCGAGGGCCCGGCGCGCGGTGTCGGTGTGGCCGATCCGCTCGCGGACGGGCAGGACGAGCAGCTCCCGGCAGGCGACGAGGGTCAGGTCGGCGGCGGGGACCTGGAGGGCATCGACGGCGATGACCTGGAGGGTGCGGAGCCCGCGTCCACGGAGGGGGCGGGGGCGCCGGCCGCGCCGATCGAGACGGACGGTGCGGTGGCCTCGTACGTAACGGAGTTGGGCGGGCGTCGGGCCGCGGGGCGGTCGATCCTCGACCGGGCTGCCGACCGTTCCGATTCCCTCGGTTCCTCGGGTTCCTCGGGTTCCTCGGATTGCTCAGATCTGCCCGATTCCTGGGATCTTGCGGATCGAGTCGAGCGGACCGCTCCGCACCACGGCGCCGTACTGCTCGCGCTGCGCGGCGAGGTACCGCTCGCCGCCTGAGGCGCGCGACTGTCCCGTCACCCGTCACCCGCGGGCCTCTCACCTCGCGGCGTACGGCGACGCCGCGGGGAGTTCCACCGTGATGCGGATTCCGCCGGTGGGGCGTGGGGTCAGGGTGAGAGTTCCGTCGTGTGCCTGGGTGATGGTTTTGACGATGGCCAGGCCGAGGCCGACTCCCGCATGGTCGGTGTGGACGCGCTCGGTGCCGCGCTGGAAAGGCTCGGTGAGGGTCGAGAGCAGGTGGGGAGTGAGCTGCTCGCCGGTGTTCTCCACGGTGAAGACGACGGTGTGGGGGCGGATGCCGGTGTGGACCCACACGTGGCCGCCTTCGGGCAGGTTGTGGACGATCGCGTTCTGTACGAGGTTCGTGGTCAGCTGGAGCAGGAGCGTCGGCGATCCGCTCGTGAGGGCGATGTCGCCGCTGGTTTCGAGGGTGACGCCGTGCTTTTCCGCGAGAGGGAGGAGCGTTTCGGTGGCTTCTTCGGCCATGAGGGACAGGTCGACGTGTTCGCGGGTGAAGGCCCGCTGCTCGGCGCGGCTGAGCAGGAGCAGTGCCTCGGTGAGGTCGATGGCCCGGGTGTTGACGGTGTGGAGGCGCTCGACGAGCTCGCCGGTGTCGTGGTGCGGATCGGTGCGGGCCACGTCGATGAGCGACTTCGAGATCGCCAGCGGGGTGCGCAGCTCGTGAGAGGCGTTGGCCGCGAACCTGCGCTGCTCCGCGACGTGCGATTCGAGCCGTACGAGCATCGTGTCGAAGGCGTCGGCGAGTTCACGGAACTCGTCCTCGCGGCCCGGCAGTTGAATGCGATGGGAGAGTGACCCGTTCGCGGCCGTGCGGGTCGCGTGCGTGATGCGGTTCAGCGGGGCGAGCATGCGGCCGGCGAGGAACCACCCTCCGACGAGGCCGAACACCAGCAGGAACAGCATCGTGGTCGACGCGATCGGCGCGAAGTCGCGTACGACGGACAGGCTGTAGCCGGGTTCGAAGACGAGCCCGACGTGCTTCACACGCGTCAGGAACCACCACCCGGCGACGAGCATCAGGGCTCCGGCCACCATGACGAATCCGGTGTAGCTGAGGGTGAGTTTGAGGCGCACGCTCAGCCCGGGCCGCCTACCCACGGCTCCCTCCCTCGCTTTCGGCGCCGGGGGCTGTGTCGATGCGGTAGCCGACGCCCGGCACGGTGACGATGAGCCAGGGTTCGCCGAGACGCTTGCGCAGGGCCGAGACGGTGATGCGTACGGCGTTGGTGAACGGGTCGGCGTTCTCGTCCCACGCGCGTTCCAGGAGCTCTTCGGCGCTGACGACGCCTCCTTCGGCGGCGACGAGGACTTCGAGCACGGCGAACTGTTTCCGGGTGAGCGCGACGTAGCGGTCGTCGCGGTAGACCTCGCGGCGGAAGGGATCCAGCCGCAGACCGGCGATCTCCCGTACGGGGGGCCTGTTGTGCGCCCGCCTGCGGTCGAGTGCCCTGAGCCGCATGACGAGTTCACGGAGTTCGAACGGTTTGGTGAGGTAGTCGTCCGCGCCGAGTTCGAACCCGGAGGCCTTGTCGTCGAGTCGGTCGGCAGCGGTCAGCATGAGGATCGGCATGCCGCTGCCGGAGGCGACGATGCGGCTGGCGATCTCGTCGCCGGACGGTCCGGGGATGTCGCGGTCGAGGATGGCGATGTCGTAGGTGTTGAAGCCGAGCAGCTCCAGAGCGGTGTCGCCGTCACCGGCGATGTCGGCCGCGATCGCCTCCAGACGCAGGCCATCGCGGACGGCTTCGGCCAGGTAGGGCTCGTCCTCGACGATCAAGACACGCATGTTCTCAAGGCTACGAGTCGGCACATATCGTCGGCGTATCGAAAACCGCATACGTGCCGGCAACAGCGCGTTGCCTTCACTGGCGGCGTGACTCGAACCCCAGCATCAGCACGGACAACACCCCGGCGGGTAATGCCCCGGCGGGTTCGCTGGCTGATGGTCGTCGGCCTGACCGTCGGCACAGCGGTGATCGCCGGAGCGGTCCTCGCCCACCAGGCGCCGGAGTCCTCGCACCCCCACCGGTCGTCCGCTGGCGATCCTCTTTCGTCCCGTTCGCCGTCCGCGCCTTCCCCGCCGCTCTCGTTGCCCCGGCGCCCGTCGGGCGCGGGGCCCTCGACGGCGCCCGGAAGCGAGCATCGTGATGCCAGCCCTGGTGATGCCCGTGGTGATGGCCGTGGTGACGGCCCGAGCCAGGCCGACGGGGCCGTCCCCGACGGTGTGACGGTCTTCGACGACGCGATTCCGGCGGTGGCCAACCTCGACCCCGGTCTGCTCAAGGCCCTCCGCCGGGCCGCGAAGGACGCCGCCGCCGAGGGAGTCGAGTTCCAGGTCAACAGCGGCTGGCGTTCCCCGGAGTATCAGGAGCGGCTTCTTCGCGAGGCGGTCTCCACGTACGGGTCCGAGGAAGAGGCCGCGCGATGGGTGGCCACCCCGGCGACGTCTCCTCATGTGTCGGGGGAGGCGGTCGACATCGGGGGCGCCGATGCGACGGCGTGGCTGGCCGGGCACGGCGCCGCGTACGGGCTGTGCCCGATCTACCGGAACGAACCCTGGCACTACGAACTGCGCGCCTACGCGATCGACCGTGGCTGCCCCGGGATGTACGCCGACCCCACCCGGGACCCGCGGATGCGGCGGTGAACGGCTTGCGGGACGCCGTGAACAGCGCGACAGGGCGACCACAGCGCGACAGCAAGACAGTGCGACGACAGCACGGACAGAACGAACAGCACACACAGAACGAACAGCACGGACAGAACGAACAGCATGAAGAGCAGTGAGCGAGGACGGGCGATGACGCAGGTGGAAACGGCGGAGACCGGGAAGGGCGGCGGTCCGGCGGAGACAGGTGCGCCGGGTACCCGAGCCGGTGCCCCGGCGGCCGGAATCGGCGGAACGTGGCGCGCGCGTACGCAACGGGCGATCCGCGTCCTCCGCGTCCTCCGCGTCCTCCGCGTCCTCCGCGTCCTCCGCGTCCTCCGCGAGCCGGAGCCTTGGCAGCGCGGCCTGGTGATCGCGGCGCTGGCCCTCGTGTTGGGCCTGCTCATGCTCTGGCACGCGCGGATCACCGACCGTCGTGGCCTCGGCAGTCTGGTGGAGACCTTCCTGCCGTGGTTCGGCCTGTTCGTCCCGGTGCTGCTTGCCGCCGCGTTGTGGCGCCGTTCCGCCTCCGCCGTGGTCGCGCTGCTGCTGCCGACCTTGGTGTGGCTGAATCTCTTCGGTGGGCTGCTCCGCGACAAGTCCCAGTCGGGCGGTGACCTCACGGTGGTCAGCCACAACGTCGCCGCCGAGAATTCCGACCCGGCCGGTACCGCCCGCGACTTGGCCGCCTCCGGCGCGGACGTACTGGCACTGGAGGAGATCAGTCAGCAGGCCAGGGGCACGTACGAGAGCGAGTTGGCGAAGGCGTACCCGTACCACTCCGTACAGGGCACGGTCGGGTTGTGGAGCAAGCTGCCGCTGTCGGACACCCGGCCGGTCGACACCGAGCAGGACGTCGGGCCGCTGGGGGACGCCAAGCTGGCCGACACCCGGGCGCTGCGCACCACGGTGGCCACCGAGCACGGGCCGCTGGCGGTGTACGTGGCCCACTTGGGGTCCGTACGGATGAGTCCCAGGTCGGGCTTCGGGACGGAGACGCGGGACAGAAACGCCCGGGCGCTCGGCGAGGCCCTCGCCGCCGAGCGGAACGAGCGGGTGGTCCTGCTCGGTGACCTGAACGGGACCATGGACGACCGCGTGTTCGACGCCATCACCTCGCGGATGCGCTCCGTCCAGGACGCGGCCGGGCAGGGCTTCGGCTTCACCTGGCCCGCGGAGTTCCCGGTTGCGCGGATCGACCAGATACTGGTCCGCGGCGTGGAACCGAGGAGCGCGTGGCTGCTGCCGGAGACCGGTAGCGACCACTTGCCGGTGGCGGCCGAAGTGAGC
This is a stretch of genomic DNA from Streptomyces sp. NA04227. It encodes these proteins:
- a CDS encoding CoA-acylating methylmalonate-semialdehyde dehydrogenase, which codes for MAETIVGHWIGGKPVAASSAARTGPLTDPATGRVTGRVAFAEVAEVDAAVATAKEAYGSWGTSSLAQRTSVLFAFRALLDAHRDQLAALITAEHGKVHSDALGEVARGLEIVELACGITTQLKGELSTQVSSGVDVAAIRQPLGVVAGITPFNFPAMVPMWMFPMAIACGNTFVLKPSEKDPSPSLLLAELLDRAGLPGGVFNVVQGDRVAVDRLLEHPDVAAVSFVGSTPVARHIHATASSNGKRVQALGGAKNHMMVLPDADLDAAADAAVSAAYGSAGERCMAVSAVVAVGASGDQLVAKIKERAAKVRIGPGTDPDSEMGPLITAAHRDKVAGYVRDAAAQGSEVVLDGRDFTVEGHEGGHWLGLSLLDRVPVTADAYRDEIFGPVLCVLRAETYEEGLALINSSPYGNGSAIFTRDGAAARRFQLEVHTGMVGVNVPIPVPVGYHSFGGWKDSLFGDHHVYGNDGTHFYTRGKVVTTRWGDPAAGAVGVDLGFPRHE
- a CDS encoding M15 family metallopeptidase — its product is MPRRVRWLMVVGLTVGTAVIAGAVLAHQAPESSHPHRSSAGDPLSSRSPSAPSPPLSLPRRPSGAGPSTAPGSEHRDASPGDARGDGRGDGPSQADGAVPDGVTVFDDAIPAVANLDPGLLKALRRAAKDAAAEGVEFQVNSGWRSPEYQERLLREAVSTYGSEEEAARWVATPATSPHVSGEAVDIGGADATAWLAGHGAAYGLCPIYRNEPWHYELRAYAIDRGCPGMYADPTRDPRMRR
- a CDS encoding response regulator transcription factor encodes the protein MRVLIVEDEPYLAEAVRDGLRLEAIAADIAGDGDTALELLGFNTYDIAILDRDIPGPSGDEIASRIVASGSGMPILMLTAADRLDDKASGFELGADDYLTKPFELRELVMRLRALDRRRAHNRPPVREIAGLRLDPFRREVYRDDRYVALTRKQFAVLEVLVAAEGGVVSAEELLERAWDENADPFTNAVRITVSALRKRLGEPWLIVTVPGVGYRIDTAPGAESEGGSRG
- a CDS encoding endonuclease/exonuclease/phosphatase family protein; translation: MTQVETAETGKGGGPAETGAPGTRAGAPAAGIGGTWRARTQRAIRVLRVLRVLRVLRVLRVLREPEPWQRGLVIAALALVLGLLMLWHARITDRRGLGSLVETFLPWFGLFVPVLLAAALWRRSASAVVALLLPTLVWLNLFGGLLRDKSQSGGDLTVVSHNVAAENSDPAGTARDLAASGADVLALEEISQQARGTYESELAKAYPYHSVQGTVGLWSKLPLSDTRPVDTEQDVGPLGDAKLADTRALRTTVATEHGPLAVYVAHLGSVRMSPRSGFGTETRDRNARALGEALAAERNERVVLLGDLNGTMDDRVFDAITSRMRSVQDAAGQGFGFTWPAEFPVARIDQILVRGVEPRSAWLLPETGSDHLPVAAEVSW
- a CDS encoding HAMP domain-containing sensor histidine kinase, which encodes MGRRPGLSVRLKLTLSYTGFVMVAGALMLVAGWWFLTRVKHVGLVFEPGYSLSVVRDFAPIASTTMLFLLVFGLVGGWFLAGRMLAPLNRITHATRTAANGSLSHRIQLPGREDEFRELADAFDTMLVRLESHVAEQRRFAANASHELRTPLAISKSLIDVARTDPHHDTGELVERLHTVNTRAIDLTEALLLLSRAEQRAFTREHVDLSLMAEEATETLLPLAEKHGVTLETSGDIALTSGSPTLLLQLTTNLVQNAIVHNLPEGGHVWVHTGIRPHTVVFTVENTGEQLTPHLLSTLTEPFQRGTERVHTDHAGVGLGLAIVKTITQAHDGTLTLTPRPTGGIRITVELPAASPYAAR